A part of Variovorax sp. HW608 genomic DNA contains:
- a CDS encoding SRPBCC family protein — MSRASKKSIIGIALALLVLAAALFAPVDFGATRIVSEADIARPPAEVFAYVTTPGHWPDWHPSSLAVRGAVDHSLAVGETVEEDFNVAGRTGRVTWRVTAREPGRYWRIAGSIGGREAGTVSYTLTPAAGGTHFVREFEYGAPNLLFALLDRWRIRRQIEEESQTAVHRLKQRLEAPV, encoded by the coding sequence ATGAGCCGCGCATCGAAAAAATCGATCATCGGGATTGCACTGGCGCTGCTCGTCCTCGCCGCGGCGCTGTTCGCGCCGGTGGACTTCGGCGCCACGCGGATCGTCTCCGAGGCCGACATCGCGCGGCCGCCGGCCGAGGTCTTCGCCTATGTCACGACGCCGGGCCACTGGCCGGACTGGCATCCGTCCTCGCTCGCGGTGCGCGGCGCGGTGGACCACTCGCTGGCGGTCGGCGAAACGGTCGAGGAGGACTTCAACGTCGCCGGCCGCACCGGGCGCGTGACCTGGCGCGTCACGGCGCGCGAACCGGGCCGCTACTGGCGCATCGCCGGCAGCATCGGCGGCCGCGAGGCGGGCACCGTCAGCTACACGCTGACGCCGGCGGCCGGCGGAACGCATTTCGTGCGCGAATTCGAGTACGGCGCGCCCAACCTGCTGTTCGCGCTGCTCGACCGCTGGCGCATCCGCCGGCAGATCGAAGAGGAATCGCAGACCGCCGTGCACCGGCTCAAGCAGCGGCTCGAAGCGCCGGTCTGA
- a CDS encoding RidA family protein, whose protein sequence is MSMGKPMANYAAARRVGDFVFMSGVVAVDPATRRAVAGYDDIPEAAREALRTLGYATGQMSVDIFEAPIVAQSWFVLERIRQIAAEHGGTMDDVVKLVQYFRHLPNYAPYNRVRGLFYPGEPPVSTVVEVSRFLPGDEVLVEVEATMYLPQH, encoded by the coding sequence ATGAGCATGGGCAAACCGATGGCCAACTACGCGGCCGCCAGGCGCGTGGGGGATTTCGTCTTCATGAGCGGCGTGGTCGCGGTCGATCCGGCCACGCGCCGCGCGGTCGCCGGCTACGACGACATCCCCGAGGCGGCGCGTGAAGCGCTGCGAACGCTGGGCTACGCCACCGGGCAGATGTCGGTCGACATCTTCGAGGCCCCGATCGTCGCCCAGAGCTGGTTCGTGCTCGAGCGCATCCGCCAGATCGCCGCCGAGCACGGCGGCACGATGGACGACGTGGTGAAGCTGGTGCAGTACTTCCGCCACCTGCCGAACTACGCGCCTTACAACCGCGTGCGCGGCCTGTTCTATCCGGGCGAGCCGCCGGTGAGCACGGTGGTCGAGGTGTCGCGCTTCCTGCCGGGCGACGAGGTGCTCGTCGAGGTGGAAGCGACCATGTACCTGCCGCAGCACTGA
- a CDS encoding amidohydrolase family protein has protein sequence MKLEAVRIPPRLRAFAAQGAEAFDVSIGGGVVKTITPSTQPGRGTLLSGLVDAHAHIDKNYTVREVGAAEGDLFKAIARMAAHRTGWTVDGLRVRMTRALDDAWRCGTRALRTHLDWSEASAPASLAVFEELRETWRGRIELQFVALTPLDLFADAAAGERVARTVKRAAGVLGAFVYRNEGIVHKLGRVFDLAQEHGLGLDFHVDEGLDRQASGLRTIAQLAIARGLTGRVTCGHACSLSVQDDAAAHDTLALCAQAGIHVVALPTTNLYLQGAWDRTPLQRGITRIREAAALGVRASLATDNVQDAFYPYGSYDLVETFGLGVQMAHLAPASDWLDAITVSPARALRLAWDGRIAPDCPADLLLLAAADEYELLDPRGRRRTVIRAGRIVENTE, from the coding sequence ATGAAGCTCGAAGCGGTCCGCATCCCGCCGCGGTTGCGGGCCTTCGCGGCCCAGGGCGCGGAGGCGTTCGACGTGTCGATCGGCGGTGGCGTGGTCAAGACGATCACGCCCTCGACGCAGCCGGGGCGGGGAACCCTGCTCAGCGGCCTGGTCGATGCGCACGCGCACATCGACAAGAACTACACCGTGCGTGAAGTCGGCGCGGCGGAAGGCGATCTCTTCAAGGCCATCGCCCGCATGGCCGCGCATCGCACGGGCTGGACCGTCGATGGGCTGCGCGTGCGGATGACGCGCGCGCTCGATGATGCGTGGCGCTGCGGCACGCGTGCGCTGCGAACGCATCTCGACTGGAGCGAGGCGAGCGCGCCGGCATCGCTCGCGGTGTTCGAGGAACTGCGCGAAACATGGCGCGGCCGCATCGAGCTTCAGTTCGTGGCGCTTACGCCGCTCGATCTTTTCGCGGATGCCGCAGCCGGCGAGCGCGTCGCGCGCACCGTCAAGCGCGCGGCCGGTGTGCTCGGCGCATTCGTCTATCGCAACGAAGGCATCGTCCACAAGCTGGGGCGGGTGTTCGACCTCGCGCAGGAACATGGGCTCGGGCTCGACTTCCACGTCGACGAAGGGCTCGACCGGCAGGCGAGCGGGCTGCGCACCATCGCCCAGCTCGCCATTGCGCGCGGCCTGACCGGCCGCGTGACCTGCGGGCACGCCTGCTCGCTGTCGGTCCAGGACGATGCGGCCGCGCACGACACGCTCGCGCTGTGCGCGCAGGCGGGCATTCATGTGGTCGCGCTGCCGACCACCAACCTCTATCTCCAGGGCGCGTGGGACCGTACGCCGCTGCAGCGCGGCATCACGCGCATCCGCGAAGCCGCGGCGCTCGGCGTGCGCGCCAGCCTGGCGACCGACAACGTGCAGGACGCCTTCTATCCCTACGGCAGCTACGACCTGGTCGAGACCTTCGGCCTCGGCGTGCAGATGGCGCATCTCGCGCCCGCGTCCGACTGGCTCGATGCGATCACCGTCAGCCCGGCGAGGGCGCTGCGGCTCGCCTGGGACGGCCGGATCGCGCCCGACTGTCCGGCGGACCTCTTGCTGCTGGCTGCCGCCGACGAATACGAACTTCTGGACCCGCGCGGGCGGCGACGCACCGTCATCCGCGCCGGCCGCATCGTGGAGAACACCGAATGA
- the otnI gene encoding 2-oxo-tetronate isomerase — translation MPRFAANLSMLYPELDFLDRFEAAARDGFKAVEYLFPYAYDQRELAARLSANGLQQVLFNGPPGDWDRGDRGIACVPGREAEFRDGVLKAIDYAVALSCPRIHVMAGLVPEGLEREAVQPTYLDNLHWAAVEAAKAGRDLLLEPINTRDIPRFFLNRQDHAHEIALAIGALNVQVQMDLYHCQIVEGDVAMKIRKYLPTGRVGHFQIAGVPERHEPDVGEMNYPYLFDVIDEVSAQCGWQGWVGCEYRPRRGAVANGTSDGLGWLRALPRAAGA, via the coding sequence ATGCCTCGTTTCGCCGCCAATCTTTCGATGCTCTATCCGGAGCTCGACTTTCTCGACCGTTTCGAAGCCGCCGCCAGGGACGGTTTCAAAGCGGTCGAATATCTCTTCCCCTACGCCTACGACCAGCGCGAACTTGCCGCGCGGCTGTCGGCGAACGGGCTGCAGCAGGTGCTCTTCAACGGCCCGCCGGGCGACTGGGATCGCGGCGACCGCGGGATCGCCTGTGTCCCGGGGCGCGAAGCCGAGTTCCGCGATGGTGTTCTGAAGGCCATCGACTACGCGGTCGCTCTCTCGTGTCCCCGCATCCATGTCATGGCCGGTCTGGTACCCGAAGGCCTGGAGCGCGAAGCCGTGCAGCCGACCTACCTCGACAACCTGCACTGGGCCGCAGTCGAAGCCGCCAAGGCCGGGCGCGACCTGCTGCTGGAGCCGATCAACACGCGCGACATCCCGCGCTTCTTCCTCAACCGGCAGGACCACGCGCACGAGATCGCCCTGGCCATCGGCGCGCTCAACGTGCAGGTGCAGATGGACCTCTACCACTGCCAGATCGTCGAGGGCGACGTGGCGATGAAGATCCGCAAGTACCTGCCCACCGGCCGCGTCGGCCACTTCCAGATCGCGGGCGTGCCCGAGCGGCACGAGCCCGATGTCGGCGAGATGAACTACCCCTATCTCTTCGATGTCATCGACGAGGTGTCGGCGCAGTGCGGCTGGCAGGGGTGGGTCGGCTGCGAGTACCGGCCCCGGCGCGGCGCGGTGGCCAATGGCACCAGCGACGGGCTCGGCTGGCTGCGTGCGCTGCCGCGCGCGGCGGGTGCATGA
- a CDS encoding class II aldolase/adducin family protein, which translates to MSDAHLREEICRIGRSLFERGYVHATAGNISVRLDDGFLITPTDACLGHLDPGRLARLDTNLRQIHGDLASKTIALHARIYGAARNFEPGTRCVIHTHSTHCVALTLDAPEEELLPALTPYFVMKVGHVPVVPYHRPGAPEAAALVAQIIERYGTEGTPIRAVVLERLGPNVWHDTPAAAMAVLEELEETAKLWFMSRFLPEGAPEPLDATQINDLRRNFGARW; encoded by the coding sequence ATGAGTGACGCCCATCTGCGCGAGGAAATCTGCCGCATCGGCCGCAGCCTGTTCGAGCGCGGCTATGTGCATGCGACGGCTGGCAACATCAGCGTGCGGCTCGACGACGGCTTCCTGATCACGCCCACCGATGCCTGCCTCGGCCATCTCGATCCGGGGCGGCTCGCGCGGCTCGACACCAACCTGCGGCAGATCCACGGCGACCTCGCCAGCAAGACCATCGCGCTGCATGCGCGCATCTATGGCGCGGCGAGGAACTTCGAGCCGGGCACGCGCTGCGTGATCCACACTCACAGCACGCACTGCGTGGCGCTCACGCTCGATGCACCCGAGGAGGAACTTCTTCCCGCGCTCACGCCGTATTTCGTGATGAAGGTGGGCCATGTGCCGGTGGTTCCCTACCACCGGCCCGGTGCGCCGGAGGCCGCTGCGCTGGTCGCGCAGATCATCGAGCGCTATGGCACGGAGGGCACGCCGATCCGCGCGGTGGTGCTCGAACGGCTCGGCCCGAATGTGTGGCACGACACGCCGGCGGCTGCCATGGCTGTGCTGGAGGAACTGGAGGAAACCGCGAAACTGTGGTTCATGAGCCGTTTCCTGCCGGAAGGCGCACCGGAGCCGTTGGACGCCACCCAGATCAACGACCTGCGCCGCAACTTCGGCGCCCGCTGGTAG
- the otnK gene encoding 3-oxo-tetronate kinase yields MSILLGCIADDFTGATDLANNLVRAGMRAVQTIGAPAAPLDADVDAVVVALKSRTIAPEEAIAQSLEALRWLQAQGARQIYFKYCSTFDSTPRGNIGPVTEALMDALGCDFTIATPAFPDNKRTVFKGYLFAGEVLLSESGMQNHPLTPMTDANLVRVMQAQTRRKVGLIDYATVARGAAAIRERIAQLRAEGVGVAIVDAVSNDDLMRLGPALADMPLVTAGSGVAIGLPANFGIAPSSAASALPKAGGWRAVVSGSCSLATNRQVADFIASGGPALAIDPLRIAAGVDVASQALEWAAPLLGRGPVLVYSTAEASAVKSVQGRLGAPEAGAMVERTIAAIARGLVERGVRQLVVAGGETSGACVQALGIAQLQIGAQIDPGVPWCHARSVVAGGAGLHIALKSGNFGTDDFFSKAFTFFE; encoded by the coding sequence ATGAGCATCCTGCTCGGCTGCATCGCCGATGACTTCACCGGCGCGACCGATCTCGCGAACAACCTCGTGCGCGCGGGCATGCGTGCGGTGCAGACCATCGGCGCGCCGGCTGCCCCGCTGGATGCCGATGTGGATGCGGTGGTGGTCGCGCTCAAGTCGCGCACCATCGCGCCGGAGGAGGCCATCGCGCAGTCGCTGGAGGCGCTGCGCTGGTTGCAGGCGCAGGGCGCGCGGCAGATCTACTTCAAGTACTGCTCCACCTTCGACAGCACGCCCCGGGGCAACATCGGCCCGGTCACCGAGGCGCTGATGGATGCGCTGGGCTGCGACTTCACCATCGCGACGCCGGCCTTTCCGGACAACAAGCGCACCGTGTTCAAGGGCTATCTGTTCGCGGGCGAGGTGCTGCTGAGCGAGAGCGGCATGCAGAACCACCCGCTCACCCCGATGACCGATGCGAACCTCGTGCGCGTGATGCAGGCGCAGACGCGGCGCAAGGTGGGGCTCATCGACTACGCGACTGTCGCGCGCGGTGCGGCGGCGATCCGCGAGCGCATCGCGCAACTGCGCGCCGAAGGCGTGGGCGTCGCGATCGTCGATGCGGTCTCCAACGACGACCTGATGCGGCTCGGTCCGGCGCTGGCGGACATGCCGCTGGTCACCGCCGGATCGGGTGTGGCGATCGGCCTTCCGGCCAACTTCGGCATCGCGCCTTCGTCCGCCGCGAGCGCGCTGCCGAAGGCCGGCGGATGGCGCGCCGTGGTGTCCGGAAGCTGCTCGCTCGCGACCAACCGGCAGGTGGCGGACTTCATCGCTTCGGGCGGGCCGGCGCTCGCGATCGATCCGCTACGGATCGCCGCCGGCGTCGACGTGGCATCGCAGGCGCTCGAATGGGCCGCGCCGCTGCTCGGACGCGGGCCGGTGCTCGTTTATTCGACCGCCGAGGCATCTGCCGTGAAGTCCGTGCAGGGCCGCCTCGGCGCCCCGGAAGCCGGTGCCATGGTCGAACGCACCATCGCCGCGATCGCCCGTGGGCTGGTCGAACGCGGGGTGCGCCAGCTCGTGGTCGCGGGCGGCGAAACCTCGGGCGCCTGCGTGCAGGCGCTCGGCATCGCGCAGTTGCAGATCGGCGCACAGATCGACCCCGGCGTGCCCTGGTGCCATGCGCGTAGCGTTGTGGCGGGGGGCGCTGGCCTGCATATTGCGTTGAAGTCCGGTAACTTCGGCACCGACGACTTCTTCTCCAAAGCTTTCACGTTCTTCGAATGA